The DNA region GGAGGGGAACAAAAAAATTCTACTGTTTTCATCACAGGGCGAAACGGATGGAAAAGTCAAAGCTTAGTCATCCTTCAACGTGCCGGCTCGTTGACCATCAGATTTGACCCTGCTTGAACTGGTGTCCTTCAGTTCTTGGGGTGAGGCGACCACCGGGGAAGGGCGGGGCTGAAGTGGGCGGAGACGACGCGGGAATCGAGCAGCTCGAGGATTGGCGGGAAGGTGACGCAGCGCGGCACCTTGTACTGGTTGATGGACGCGCCCCTGGAGATGGCGTAGTCCATGAGCTCCTCGAAGGTGCCTCCGGTGACCACCCGTATCTCGAGCGGCCCGATGGAGCCGTCCGCTACACGGCTCTGGCGGTACACCGAGTTCAGGGCCTCCTCCATCCCCAGGCAGCACCGTTCCATCACCCCGTCACGAGCTAGAGCCGCCGCCAGCGCCTCTGCCGAGCCGCCCACCTGGGCCAGCAGCTCCCAGTAGACGACGTAGTGTCCTGGGATGGACTTGGTATACGCGTGGCTAGTGTATTCCACCACGCTGGCGCCGTACGGCCTGAGCAGCGCGGACGCGCTCTCCACCGCCTTCTGCAGCTCCGCCTCGTCGGTCTTATCAGACTCGATGCTCAGCAGCACGTTCTTGCGGCGGATGAACCGGAACTGCGGCGCCGCGTTGTGGAAACCGGTCACCCGTAGGATGTCGCCGACGCGGTACCGGTTCAGCCCGGCGTAAGTGGTGATCACCAGCTCGTACTCCTTCCCCACCTCCACGTGGGCCAAATCCACCAGCTTCGGCGCCTTGTCCTGTTGCAGAGGATGGCCGTGGCCGTGGCCATGGCCGTGAGGCAGGAACTCGAAGTAGGCCATGTTGGGCATGATGGTGTAGGAGACCTCGGAGGGATCGCACATCGGCTTCAGATTGAGCCCGAAGTAGCACTCCGAGGAGGCGTACATGGTGCAGGCCATGGGGAGACCACCGCTATAGAACTGCAGAGTGGGGATGTACTGCGCCATGGCGCCCGTCACGATCACGTCCAGGTACTTAGTGCTGGGCCAGATTCTAGTGATGATCCCCGCCCAATCTCCCTTGCCGCACTCGGCAGCCACGAATCGTGCAAGCTCCTGATCCGGCTCGACCAGGAGCTCACCCACGGCGGCGCGGATCGAGGGGTCGGTGACCTTGGCGGTGATCGAGCCACTCGCGATGTCGTGGGACAGCTCCTGCCAGTGGAGCTGGAGGAAGCGGATGGCGCGGAGTAGGCCTGAGGCAAAGACGGCACCTACGCGGAGCACGTCTAGGCGCTGGAGCAGGCCGCAGAGCATCTGCGCGTACATGCTCTGGAACGCGTCGGAGCAGAGGATCGCCGCCGTCGGACTGGTGTAGACGTTGTACGGATCGTACGGGCGGCTCTTGAAGTGATGGCTTTTGTAGTAGCTCGTCAGCACCGGACGCGCCGTCAGCCCGCCGGGCGTCTTCGTCTCCGACTTGACGAATAAGAAATAGAGGCCCTTTCCCTTGTCCAGCCCCGGCACGTAACTGTTCCATTGAAGAAGCAAAGGGTGATTGAGAGGTATTTCACATAGCGCATGCCTTTAAACAGAAATTGTTATGGCACTCACAGGTTCATCACTGGAATGAGAAGGCTGTAAAGGAGCTGCCTTCGATCGAGTTCTTCTTTGATGGTTGGCATCAGCTTCCGTTCTCCGGCAGACGTCCCCGAGCTTCATAAATCGAAGGTCAAATTAAATTTTGGTTCCAAAAATCGACACGATGAGCATTGAAGAAATTAAGAAGGAAATTTGGCTGTACCTGGTGAGGAATTCCGATATGGGGTGGGCGGATAGGATGGCTGAGCGGTCGCCATTGGCAATCCTCTGAATCTCCGGCTGCAGATCCTCGTAGGTGACAACGGGGACCTTGGCCTTGAAGGTGGCCCGGTCGGTGGCGCCACCGAGCTCATACCTTCGAAGGTACTCGGTCTCAGCGTTGCGGGTCAGTATCTCTTCGAGAACCTTCTCCTGCACGGCGTCGGCGTTGGCGGTCATTTCTTCGATGAACCTCAGCTTCTCGGCGTCTTTCTCGTTGGCCGCCGGACTGAGTTTGCCCCCGTTCGCGCTTGCAGAGGGCACCACGGTCTCCACCGCCATTGTCAGCGCTATAATTCACTTCGCTTCCAGCGAAAGCAGTAGAATTGAAAAGGGAGAAAAACTAGAGAAGGCTACGAAAGCTCGGGAGCGAAAGAGAAGTGTCgggggagaagaagaggaggaggatgagGGACGCCATGGCCACCGCGGGCATTTTATAGGCAAACCCGGGGCGCCAGTTCGCCCGAGGTCCACCGACGGGGCGGTGGAGCCACGTCAGTGCGTGTAGCTCAATGCCGCGACACTCTGGGCCACACGGTCGCGTCGGCATCGCGACAACACCCCGACACGAGGGCCCCACAGAAAGGCCACCAGGTCAGCGCCCGTCAAATCACATCCACGTGCCTTGTCACAACTGGCCCGACGATACCCAACGCTGTCACCCAGCCGCCGGCGTCCGCAGCCAGCGAGGCCCGCTGCTGTTCTCTGCTTCGACGTCGTCCATGATATCAACGCCATGGCCACTGAGAGTTTGGATCTCAAATCGCACATTGTTCATGCCATTTTAAGCTATCAGAAACCCTCTTTGTTTCTTTCAGCTCGCAGAGTAACTAAACTCCTGCACTAAACTGGTATTTTCCTTTGGATCATTGTATGAGCTTCCAGGAAGATTCTGCGGATAAACCAATGTGAGATCCTGCAAATTCTGAGACTTGCAGAGAATTAATTCATCCATGCTCGAAGATTTAGAACTTTGTGTTACTGATTAATTGATGACTATGCATAGCTTTAGTAGGTATATTTCTGAGTGCAAATTAGGGGATGCATATCGAGCTAAATATCTTGTCTGCTGGTAGAAGAATATATCTGCTAATGTACAGTGGAATTAAAGGGCACTAGACTATGCAGACTAATATCAAGTTCCATTTCCATAAAGAATCCATTAGATATTTGCGCAACAGGAGCCAATAGACATCATCTACAGGAATCTCGAGGAGAAGCTAATTGGGCATTCCAGCTCTGATGCGTCGTCAATCAACCATAAGCCACGACGGACCTGCTCTTGGTCAAGACATGCAGTGTATCCAGTATCTGTGTATCTTATCTGGAGTTGCAGCTGCTCAACGGCTTTAACTCTGTCCCATCCGAGACCATGCTCCATGTCTACAGACAGTGATCCAGGTAGAAGGAAGCAATACCCCTCACAGGCTCACGCCACCTCCATGCCTGCCTGTCACGGCTATTAGAATATACACAGACATCAACTTCCATGGCGTTGACACGGAGGGATTAGCGGTAATTATTCTCACTTGTCTCCTCAGGTGCTGACCACCACGGTCACCGATATGCCAGATGAACAGCACTGTGTATGACAGACATGTTTGCAGCATCAAACTGAGAGCCATGACACTGGAGACAAAGTAAGGTTGCCTCTATACGCTCTAGTTATGTACTTCAGGTATATCATCGATCGGTGTATTGCCATTGCCGGAAGCTAGACAATGTGATTAAGACGAACAGGATATGACTTAATTTGCAGTCGTGATCAGATCAGTGCCTATCCACTCGTGAATCAATCAACATTAACTAATAATTATAACTCGATGAGTCCAAACAAGTCTACATGTATTGAGGAGAAGATAACGCACGGAAACATGGGCTTTCTGTCGGAAGGGTTAAGATTGACTCGATACGTCATACGAATCACGTGATTGGGAGAGGTCTATCTCTGTTTCTTAGGAATACAACACATTGTGCACCCACGCAAAGCAACGGAGTAATGGAGGCGTCGATGGACGATGTCTGATGGTGGAGTTGGCTTTTATCTTTCGGGTAAAAGTCATCTCAGTAAAGGGAGGTGTTTTGTCTTGGCGTCGTAGTGCTTCCCGACGTGAACTCAGCACTGTCGTGGAGTATTGTGGCGAGTGGACAAAAGAGCAGGAATGAGCTGTTGCTCTGCAGTGTCAATTTGCTGCTTCCGTTGGATAAGCACTAGCGTCGGCGTTTGGTTGTTTGTTTGGGTTTTGAGAGCACTGACCGGAGGCATCGGCAACAGTGATTAGGTGGAGTTTAATCAGAAAAGGTGATGAGATGAGACTAGGGATGTGATGGTGATCGAGTATGTCAATTTGTTTGCTTTTGCTGCTACTGCGACTGGATCGCGACATGTTGTTTGTGGAGTGACAGGAAGCAGAGATCGGCAGAAAGAAAAGCAGCGGCTGCTTTGCTTCGCTctacttttcttctcctttttctttctcccaCCAGATAGCACAATGGCTCATTCACGTCACTGATTCTTCAATACAGTGCCACCTCTGAGCAATTTGAATTGCTCGATACGAATTATATACTAAATGAAGATCATTTGGATGAGCTTCTATCATAATTAGAGGTATTATAGTCAGTGATGTcggataaaataataattatattgtGATTGTATTATAGATGGAAAAAGATACTAAGAGAAATCGATATTCTttaaattcttataaaaaaatttataatttaatagtTGAGAATTATTTCTTATATAATTAAACACATATTTATATATACTTTATTCCTATATGAAATCGATGAATGATGGAGTGAAGGACAAAAGAGTGAAGGAGGGATTAGAATACAGATCGAGTTATCTCGACCTTCCATTTTGACATTTAAGTCAGATCTTTGGTGATGGAAATGAAGAAGCTAAATAATGCAGTAATCAAGTACGTAAAGACTGAATATAAAAGTATATCAGGCTTGCAAGAGTGGGCCAGAGGCGACATTAATCCTGGAGGCAGCATgtattggtgcagggagcaccagacgattgaACTTGTGTTTTAACTATTtcaaagggttcaaaattaaattatcttgtgatctaacaagattgattgagtttacaggaaagtcataagttgtcttaggtaaaagtcctagtggattataggcaggtggaaaatcttaGAGGGTGGTGACCCTAGGTcctggggggtggtaaccctaagtgatgaaaagtcctagctgcggttaggcaggtggaaaacctagGCAGcgataatcctaggtcctagggggaggtaaccctaggcagaaagtcttgacgggtcgagcgcttcaggtaaaatcctagagtcggagaatctaggttgaaatcttggtgGCCGCGGACAAggtggaagtctagacgggtcgtggaggggacgtccagcatgaagactggaagcCTCGGACGCTGAGTAAAAGtttagtcggtctggaggacctgtttgacaacaggtaacttctcttgagaagagtaggtgaggatgcgttccctaaAAAGGGAACAGCaaacgtcggttcgacctagagtttcgacgaaactcaaagtcagaactggacagtcagaTACTGTCAAattgtatattatatatattattttttgccTGAACTgactttattttgtagaaaataaggggctggaaaaagctggtccgggcacccggagtccgagcacccggaatTGGTCTGAGCACCCGGAgctggtctgggcgctcggaatcgGTCGGGGCATCCGGAACCCAAAAATTATCTACAAGCTGATGTGGTGCGTGTCGGTTGGCCGAACCACGTGGTTCAGGCGCCCGGAGTGGTTCCAGACGCCCAAAATAGCTTATAAAAGTAGCCTTCGACCAAGAGCTTAACAACAACATTTAGAACGACTTCTGCTCTTGCGCGTTGATAAGAAAATGTCTCCTCGACACCCTAACACTGCTCCGATGACCTAGAACAAGAATCTTCAGATCTAtagttgtcggtattctttattTTACAATTGTTTTAATATTGTAAGTTCACTCTTGTACTTATTCAGAACtaatagtggattgcccattgaaaacattctcacgtgcgggccttagagtaggagtcgtcacaggctttgaaccaagtaaatcttaatGTGCTTTCTCTTGCCTCTGTCTTTTCATTACTCTTCTATGTTTTTACTCCAATTGATTTTAAACGAACAAATTAaaaacgagcgctattcacccccgtcTAGTGCAACGATCCTACAACATGGAGCCAGAGGGGTGCGGAGCCGGAGGGGTACGAAGCTAGAAGGTCAAAGGGATCCAGCAACCAGATCATAACAATGGCTCGCAAGCCAGATGCCGTGAAGGACAAAACATGGTGACGACTCGATCTAAGGCTAGAGGTGACGAATAGGGCTTGGTGGCCAGTTGCAGAAGTTGTGGGGCCGAACATGGCATAGAGCCAAAGGTCCGGAGGGCTTAGAGTTGTGGCCGGTAGCTTAGCTACTAAGCTAAGGGGGATGGCATCAGCTAGCTTTGGCACGAAGGTTGGGTTGGAGAGGGTCGAGGGTGGCCGGTCGCGACTCCTGGAGGTGGAGGAGGATGCTAGTGGCGAAGGAGGCCATTAGAGGTGGCAGAACTAAGGGGGCTAGTGTCGGCCAGCCGTGGCGCGAAAGCGACGCTGGAGAGGGCCGAGGGTGCCGATGTTGGTATAGTTTGCACTAATGgttaaactcagattttgatgaatgacaaatggattaaagttagatgttgtatTTTCTAACCTATTTACTAAGTGTGCATGACTAAACGACTTGATGGGACTTGATACTAGGCTGAAGTCCAGTtaagtctggaggacttgataacTAGCATGGGAAGACTAGATAGgttgatatctggcaggaagttcgGTTGAGTCGGTGGAACCTGACAACCGGCTGAAGTTTAGATGAGACATTTGTCATGAAGTCCTGGTGGGGTCAAGTGTCAAGTAAGTCTGTAACGGTAAGGAAGGTAAGTTACTAGAGGAGAGAGATCCGGTGAGGACTATAGGAGCAGTCCTGCTTAGAGCCATTTCGAATGTTTAagctgagatcatgactagatcttggtcttgggaagatatgatctaattaataatcattttattttaactatgctaactctgtttttgtcacaccccagaggagttCCTGTCCGACAAACGGACAATATCTCCCCCCTTATGACAATGTATGAAACCTAGGTACAGTGTCATTAGGCAGTACGAGTACAGTATTAATagcccacacgactggaaacAAACACAATCACATAAGATAATAAGTAGCCCATACGGCTATAACAAAAAGACAACGGAAGACAAAAGGTAGGTTACCTAAACTAAAATGACAAACTGTGTATCGGCATGACTTAAACACAACAAGTAGCATAAAACAGTAAAGATAGCCACAAGGCTAAACACCATGTCCaaatcaaaattattacaatatCGAATCCTCTAAGAAATCCAAGGAAATGTAAGAAATAGAAATGATAGTGCATAGTCAATATAAAACATGATCAAAGCATATAGTCTGAGTAAGAAAATAAGAACATGAATGATACGGGCTATGATAGGTCGGCCTAGCGAGTGAAAGAGAGGTTTAGGTCAAGAAAGATAGGAGTAATATGTGGTCGGTTGAGTGCAGACCgagtgagcacccacgtgctcatatatgctcggtcggacaAAGCTCGCCCGAGTATAAAGGCATgattctcaacatattaccggccgaccgtggattgagcgagcacccacgtgcccatatatgctcagtcgggcaaagtccgcccgagcataaaggcatttagccttatatatagttcTCAATATATTACTGGTCGACTGCAGGCCGAGTGAGcatccacgtgctcatatatgcttggtCGGGTAAAGTCcgtccgagcataaagacatttagccttatatatgattttcagcatattaccggccgaccgcaagtcgagcgagcacccacgtgctcatatatgctcggtcgggcaaagctcgcccaagcataaagacatttagccttatatatgattttcaacatattaccggccgaccgcatgtcgagcgagcacccatgtgctcatatatacTCGGTCGgataaagcccgcccgagcataaaggcatttagccttatatatgattttcaacatattaccggccgattgcaggccgagcgagcatccacgttctcatatatgctcggtcggacaAAGGTCGTTTGAGGATAAAGACATTTAGCattatatatgattttcagcatattaccggccgaccgcaggccgagcgagcacccacgtgctcatatatgctcggtcggaaAAAGCCTGACCGagtataaagacatttagccttatttaTAGTTTTCAATATATTACCGGCTGACTGCAGGTTGAGAGAGCACCCACgtactcatatatgctcggtcaggAAAAGTCTGCCCCagtataaaggcatttagccttatatatggttctcaacatattacaaACCGACCGTAGGTTAAGCAAGCACTCATGTGCTCATATATATTCTGTCGGAAAAAACTCGCCTGAGCATAaagatatttagccttatatatgggtctcaacatattaccgatcgaccgcaggccgagcgagcatccCTATGCTTATACACATTCGTCTAGACAAAGCTCACTCGAGCATAAAGACATGCTTAATAGAAGGTATTCCTAATATATGTACGAtcggcttgaacgaccgaccgagaCAGACCCAACATAATATTTgatgggaaatatcttctagaagctttttTAGTTATAATGACGTGCCCCCCATCACAAATATAAGTCACAAACGACAAAAGAagtacatctggggtaaaaaaaagattccttaaaggattattgcatg from Zingiber officinale cultivar Zhangliang chromosome 4B, Zo_v1.1, whole genome shotgun sequence includes:
- the LOC121974588 gene encoding indole-3-acetic acid-amido synthetase GH3.8-like; this encodes MAVETVVPSASANGGKLSPAANEKDAEKLRFIEEMTANADAVQEKVLEEILTRNAETEYLRRYELGGATDRATFKAKVPVVTYEDLQPEIQRIANGDRSAILSAHPISEFLTSSGTSAGERKLMPTIKEELDRRQLLYSLLIPVMNLYVPGLDKGKGLYFLFVKSETKTPGGLTARPVLTSYYKSHHFKSRPYDPYNVYTSPTAAILCSDAFQSMYAQMLCGLLQRLDVLRVGAVFASGLLRAIRFLQLHWQELSHDIASGSITAKVTDPSIRAAVGELLVEPDQELARFVAAECGKGDWAGIITRIWPSTKYLDVIVTGAMAQYIPTLQFYSGGLPMACTMYASSECYFGLNLKPMCDPSEVSYTIMPNMAYFEFLPHGHGHGHGHPLQQDKAPKLVDLAHVEVGKEYELVITTYAGLNRYRVGDILRVTGFHNAAPQFRFIRRKNVLLSIESDKTDEAELQKAVESASALLRPYGASVVEYTSHAYTKSIPGHYVVYWELLAQVGGSAEALAAALARDGVMERCCLGMEEALNSVYRQSRVADGSIGPLEIRVVTGGTFEELMDYAISRGASINQYKVPRCVTFPPILELLDSRVVSAHFSPALPRWSPHPKN